A genome region from Tenebrio molitor chromosome 4, icTenMoli1.1, whole genome shotgun sequence includes the following:
- the LOC138129399 gene encoding uncharacterized protein: MNLFTSAVFCAVFIYSYGDEAADEALHKFFNDLDGEAATIRDGCVKTTSVEIADMKDYDNPHDFPEKDLCFFKCFHEGTGFLNEDGKFQVDRVDLFLALTKQKNIEVDKLTECVKDIDNIVECTDLVKLEKCFNP, from the exons ATGAATCTGTTCACCTCGGCAGTTTTTTGCGctgttttcatttacagttaTGGAGATGAGGCAGCCGACGAAGCG TTGCATAAGTTTTTCAATGATCTTGATGGAGAAGCAGCGACAATTAGAGATGGCTGTGTGAAGACAACTTCCGTAGAGATCGCAGATATGAAAGATTATGACAATCCCCACGACTTTCCTGAGAAGGATTTGTGTTTCTTCAAATGTTTTCACGAAGGTACTGGATTTTTAAATGAAGACGGTAAATTTCAAGTGGACAGAGTTGATCTGTTTCTGGCACTAACCAAACAGAAAAATATAGAAGTTGACAAGTTAACAGAATGTGTTAAAGATATCGATAATATAGTAGAATGTACTGACTTAGTGAAGCTTGAAAAATGCTTTAATCCTTGa
- the LOC138129397 gene encoding uncharacterized protein, whose amino-acid sequence MSLCVAILLCSIFVFSFAGEAAEFTNECLKENDLAEKDIKMFDSVEDIPENVLCFTKCMNIKSGVLQEDGTIVIDNINIIPGVDKLKEPKLGQLTECIKEIGKVEECSDMKKIQYCFNDLVS is encoded by the exons ATGTCACTGTGCGTAGCAATACTTTTGTGTAGTATTTTCGTGTTTTCATTTGCAGGTGAA GCGGCGGAATTTACAAATGAATGTTTGAAGGAAAACGATCTTGCtgaaaaagatataaaaatgtttgattcGGTTGAAGACATTCCAGAAAATGTTCTTTGCTTCACCAAATGTATGAACATAAAGTCGGGAGTACTGCAGGAGGATGGAACAATCGTTATAGATAACATCAACATAATTCCTGGAGTGGATAAACTTAAAGAACCAAAACTTGGACAGTTAACAGAATGCATTAAAGAAATTGGCAAAGTGGAAGAGTGCAGTGACATGAAGAAAATACAATATTGTTTTAACGATCTTGTATCATGA
- the LOC138129400 gene encoding uncharacterized protein: protein MLHKLFLLLVSVLLLLTSCMCTSSTDKTATITLTCMNETGATTEILRDHLPTDENPKEEVLCFIKCSFEKLGFIKEDGSVCIKTMQKDEFPEGTKETREKTYECLKEIPKVTSCQDVIALEKCFDDDS, encoded by the exons ATGCTTCACAAATTATTCCTTTTGCTGGTTTCAGTTTTGCTGCTGTTGACTTCATGCATG TGTACGAGTTCAACAGACAAAACTGCCACAATTACATTAACTTGTATGAACGAAACTGGAGCAACAACTGAAATTCTTCGAGACCATCTACCAACTGACGAAAATCCAAAAGAAGAAGTTCTTTGTTTCATTAAATGTAGTTTCGAAAAGCTCGGTTTTATAAAAGAAGATGGGTCAGTTTGTATTAAAACGATGCAGAAGGATGAATTTCCCGAGGGGACCAAAGAAACCAGAGAGAAAACTTATGAATGTTTGAAGGAGATCCCGAAAGTGACATCCTGTCAAGACGTAATTGCtttggaaaaatgttttgatgatGATTCATAG
- the Obp56i gene encoding uncharacterized protein Obp56i encodes MNLFSLSVFCAAFVYSYGDDAADEELRNTLNGLDGESATIRDDCVKTTSVQIADLKDYHNVDDTPEKDLCFYKCFYEGSGFLSEDGKFKVDAVDVLVALSKQKDIEVDKIKECVKDVDKIVECTDLLKLEKCFII; translated from the exons ATGAATCTGTTCTCTTTGTCAGTTTTTTGCGCTGCTTTCGTCTACAGTTATGGAGATGACGCAGCCGACGAAGAG TTGCGAAACACTTTGAATGGGCTTGATGGAGAATCAGCGACAATTAGAGATGACTGTGTGAAGACAACTTCCGTACAGATCGCAGACTTGAAAGATTATCACAATGTCGACGACACTCCTGAGAAGGATTTGTGTTTCTACAAATGTTTTTATGAAGGTAGTGGATTTTTAAGTGAAGATGGTAAATTTAAAGTGGACGCAGTTGATGTGCTTGTGGCACTAAGCAAACAGAAAGATATAGAAGTTGACAAGATAAAAGAATGTGTTAAAGATGTCGATAAGATAGTAGAATGTACTGACTTATTGAAACTCGAAAAATgctttataatataa
- the LOC138127693 gene encoding uncharacterized protein, with the protein MNLFTVVIFCAVFVHAYGDDAADEALQKAFNELDGEAATIRDRCVKSASVEITDLKYYAKADDFPERDLCFYKCFYEETGFLNGNGKMEVDRLELLPELSRLEDEAVDKIKECIRGLDKIVECTDLRMLEQCFNELA; encoded by the exons ATGAATCTCTTCACTGTGGTAATTTTTTGCGCTGTTTTCGTCCACGCTTATGGTGATGACGCAGCCGATGAAGCG TTGCAAAAGGCTTTCAACGAGCTTGATGGAGAAGCAGCGACAATTAGGGATCGCTGTGTGAAGAGTGCATCAGTAGAAATCACAGACTTGAAATATTATGCCAAGGCCGATGACTTTCCTGAAAGGGATTTGTGTTTCTACAAATGCTTCTACGAAGAAACTGGATTTCTGAATGGAAACGGGAAAATGGAAGTGGACAGACTGGAACTGCTTCCGGAACTAAGCAGACTGGAAGATGAAGCAGTTGACAAGATTAAAGAATGTATTAGAGGACTCGATAAGATTGTAGAATGCACTGATTTAAGGATGCTTGAACAATGCTTTAATGAACTTGCGTGA